The following are from one region of the Halarcobacter sp. genome:
- a CDS encoding carbohydrate ABC transporter permease, with protein MKLLQKIATYTLAIIWILPLIYTFWAAFHEEKYSSNFTLLAPLSTQAFFDAWIQAPFLQYLTNTFLLVTVILIGQMILCTLAAYAFAKFDFYGKNIAFFLVLMQLMIMPENLIIENYKTVADFNLVDTTWGMAIPYIASAFGIFLLRQTFKTIPNELDEAAKVEGCSPLGVLFKVYIPLAKPTYLAYALVSVSYHWNNFLWPLVIANSNEVKPLTVGLAIFAAPESGVQWSTISAATLISVAPLLLAFLIFQKEFVNSFMHTGIK; from the coding sequence ATGAAGCTTTTACAAAAAATAGCAACCTATACCCTTGCAATAATTTGGATATTGCCTTTAATATATACTTTTTGGGCTGCGTTTCATGAAGAGAAATACTCATCAAATTTTACACTTCTTGCACCTTTAAGTACACAGGCATTTTTTGATGCATGGATTCAAGCTCCATTTTTACAATATCTTACAAATACTTTTTTATTGGTTACAGTAATATTAATAGGTCAGATGATACTTTGTACACTTGCAGCTTATGCTTTTGCTAAGTTTGATTTTTATGGTAAAAATATTGCCTTTTTTTTAGTATTAATGCAATTAATGATAATGCCTGAAAACTTAATCATAGAAAACTATAAAACAGTTGCAGACTTTAATTTAGTTGATACAACATGGGGTATGGCAATACCTTATATTGCTTCAGCCTTTGGTATATTTTTATTAAGACAAACATTTAAAACAATCCCAAACGAACTAGATGAAGCAGCTAAAGTTGAAGGGTGTTCACCCCTTGGTGTTTTATTTAAGGTTTATATTCCTTTGGCAAAACCAACATATTTAGCCTATGCTTTAGTTTCTGTTTCATATCACTGGAATAATTTTTTATGGCCTTTGGTTATTGCTAATTCAAATGAGGTTAAACCACTAACAGTTGGACTTGCAATCTTTGCAGCTCCTGAATCAGGAGTGCAATGGTCCACTATCTCTGCTGCTACGTTAATCTCTGTTGCACCTTTATTATTGGCATTTTTAATTTTTCAAAAAGAGTTTGTTAACTCATTTATGCATACAGGGATTAAATAA